Proteins from one Sphingopyxis terrae subsp. terrae NBRC 15098 genomic window:
- a CDS encoding 2Fe-2S iron-sulfur cluster-binding protein has product MMRVTFIHADGKGRTEVVAEPGSILLDVAQAHMMPLEGTCEGQMACSTCHVIVAKEDFGRLPPASEMEEDMLDLAAGVRRTSRLSCQIVLTEDLDGLTVHIPSESRNMQGPR; this is encoded by the coding sequence TTGATGCGCGTCACCTTCATCCATGCCGATGGCAAGGGACGCACCGAAGTCGTCGCGGAACCGGGTTCGATCCTGCTCGACGTGGCGCAGGCGCATATGATGCCGCTGGAAGGGACGTGCGAGGGGCAGATGGCCTGTTCGACCTGCCATGTCATCGTCGCGAAGGAGGATTTCGGCCGCCTGCCGCCCGCCAGCGAGATGGAGGAGGATATGCTCGATCTTGCCGCCGGGGTGCGCCGGACCAGCCGCCTGTCGTGCCAGATCGTACTGACCGAGGATCTCGACGGTCTGACCGTTCATATCCCGTCCGAAAGCCGCAACATGCAGGGGCCGCGCTGA
- the bla gene encoding class A beta-lactamase — protein MRRRRAVGFALTLAAVVTLAGCASSPAATNSARDSAQASVANRIAALEKKSGGRLGVAVTDQFGKLIVGHRADERFAMCSTFKLLLAAQTLTAAKNGVSLRTPLPFTRAELLPYSPGAERLLDAEGKGEYRIGFAAEDAVVLSDNLAANLLLDHFGGPTAFTDHVQATGDLVTRLDRMEPDLNANIPGDPRDTTSPAAMAKSAAAYIFGDKLDTAYRTMLRDWLVKSETGLERIRAGLPRTWPVGDKTGSCGTAYNDVAFVEEPGGDKYMIAVYLDRPALKGDAANAIIADVARAVTGDRTE, from the coding sequence ATGCGTCGCCGGCGCGCTGTGGGCTTTGCCCTGACGCTCGCCGCCGTCGTCACGCTGGCCGGGTGCGCGTCGTCGCCTGCCGCGACCAACAGCGCCCGCGACAGCGCGCAGGCGAGCGTCGCGAACCGGATCGCGGCACTGGAAAAGAAAAGCGGCGGTCGGCTGGGCGTTGCCGTTACCGACCAGTTCGGGAAGCTGATCGTCGGCCACCGCGCCGACGAGCGTTTTGCGATGTGCTCGACCTTCAAGCTGCTGCTCGCGGCACAAACGCTGACCGCGGCGAAGAACGGTGTGTCGCTGCGCACGCCGCTGCCCTTCACGCGCGCCGAACTGCTGCCGTACTCGCCGGGCGCCGAGCGCCTGCTCGATGCGGAGGGGAAGGGCGAATATCGTATCGGCTTCGCCGCCGAGGACGCCGTGGTGCTCAGCGACAATCTCGCCGCCAATCTGCTGCTCGATCATTTCGGTGGCCCGACCGCCTTCACCGATCATGTTCAGGCGACCGGCGATCTGGTCACGCGGCTCGACCGGATGGAGCCCGACCTCAACGCCAATATTCCGGGCGATCCGCGCGATACCACCAGCCCCGCGGCGATGGCGAAGAGCGCGGCCGCCTATATCTTCGGCGACAAGCTCGACACCGCCTATCGCACGATGCTGCGCGATTGGCTGGTCAAGAGCGAGACCGGGCTTGAACGCATCCGCGCCGGGCTGCCCAGAACCTGGCCTGTCGGCGACAAGACGGGGTCGTGTGGTACCGCCTATAATGACGTGGCGTTCGTCGAGGAGCCGGGGGGCGACAAATATATGATCGCCGTCTATCTCGACCGCCCCGCGCTGAAGGGCGACGCCGCCAACGCGATCATCGCCGATGTGGCGCGCGCGGTGACGGGCGACCGCACCGAATAG
- a CDS encoding DNA polymerase III subunit gamma/tau, whose translation MDDSADDTPMLGMDLPEAPPASASNGPYRVLARKYRPQTFAELIGQDAMVRTLGNAIARDRLAHAFLMTGVRGVGKTSTARLIAKALNCIGPDGQGGPTIDPCGVCEPCRAITEGRHIDVIEMDAASNTGVDDVREIIEAVRYAAVSARYKIYIIDEVHMLSRNAFNALLKTLEEPPPHVKFLFATTEVNKVPVTVLSRCQRFDLRRITPDMLFAHFSSILQKEGVEAEAPAIWLIANAAEGSVRDGLSILDQAIAHADLEADGAGGGRISADQVRTMLGLSDRTAIAQLMATVLGGDAGAAIDLARAQYALGIEPVAMVRGLMDLTHAVTLAKVARHDDPALAAADRERIGDWAQKLGFAPLNRLWQLLLKGHDEVLRANNPLEHLEMLLLRVIYAASLPDPGELAKLLESGGVPAMPLAAPQPEPGGDTPGAPVAAATPPATVEAVEAPPPAALTIAQIHQLLESTGNHRLAVDVYDHMRLIALEPGTLTFAPVPALGEGFARDLADALLAATGNRWSVRAGEGEGRPSLAQMRAAKLADNDARIRELPVVKAVLAAFPDARLVEDGDNRHKSAP comes from the coding sequence ATGGACGATTCCGCCGACGACACTCCGATGCTGGGCATGGACTTGCCAGAGGCGCCGCCCGCGTCCGCCTCGAACGGGCCATACCGCGTCCTTGCCCGCAAATATCGGCCGCAGACCTTTGCCGAACTGATCGGGCAGGATGCGATGGTGCGCACGCTCGGCAATGCGATCGCGCGCGATCGGCTGGCGCATGCGTTCCTGATGACCGGGGTGCGCGGGGTCGGCAAGACGTCGACCGCGCGGCTGATCGCCAAGGCACTCAACTGCATCGGCCCCGACGGGCAGGGTGGGCCGACGATCGACCCGTGCGGGGTGTGCGAGCCGTGCCGCGCGATCACCGAAGGGCGTCATATCGACGTGATCGAGATGGACGCGGCGTCGAACACCGGCGTCGACGACGTCCGCGAGATTATCGAGGCGGTGCGCTATGCCGCGGTGTCGGCGCGCTACAAGATCTATATCATCGACGAAGTGCATATGTTGTCGCGTAACGCGTTCAACGCACTTCTGAAAACGCTCGAAGAGCCGCCGCCGCACGTCAAATTCCTCTTCGCGACGACCGAGGTGAACAAGGTGCCGGTGACGGTGCTGTCGCGCTGTCAGCGGTTCGATCTGCGGCGCATTACCCCCGACATGCTGTTCGCGCATTTCAGTTCGATCCTGCAGAAAGAGGGCGTCGAGGCCGAGGCGCCCGCCATCTGGCTGATCGCCAATGCCGCCGAAGGATCGGTGCGCGACGGGCTTTCGATCCTCGACCAGGCGATTGCCCACGCCGATCTGGAAGCCGATGGCGCGGGCGGCGGGCGGATTTCGGCCGACCAGGTCCGCACGATGCTGGGCCTGTCGGACCGCACGGCGATTGCGCAGTTGATGGCGACCGTGCTTGGCGGCGATGCGGGTGCCGCGATCGACCTTGCGCGCGCGCAATATGCGCTTGGGATCGAGCCGGTCGCGATGGTGCGTGGGTTGATGGACCTGACGCATGCGGTGACGCTGGCCAAGGTGGCGCGCCACGACGATCCGGCGCTGGCCGCCGCCGACCGCGAACGCATCGGCGATTGGGCGCAGAAGCTGGGCTTCGCACCGCTCAACCGGCTGTGGCAATTGCTGCTCAAGGGGCATGACGAGGTGCTGCGCGCGAACAATCCGCTCGAGCATCTGGAAATGCTGTTGCTGCGCGTGATCTATGCAGCGTCGCTGCCCGATCCGGGCGAACTGGCGAAGCTGCTCGAATCGGGCGGCGTTCCGGCGATGCCGCTTGCGGCGCCGCAGCCTGAGCCCGGCGGCGATACGCCCGGCGCGCCGGTTGCGGCCGCCACGCCGCCGGCGACGGTCGAGGCGGTGGAAGCACCGCCCCCTGCGGCGCTGACCATCGCGCAGATTCACCAGCTGCTGGAATCGACGGGCAATCATCGGCTTGCGGTCGACGTCTATGACCATATGCGGCTGATCGCGCTCGAACCGGGGACGCTGACGTTCGCGCCCGTGCCGGCGCTCGGCGAAGGCTTTGCCCGCGATCTGGCCGACGCGCTGCTCGCGGCGACGGGCAATCGCTGGTCGGTGCGCGCGGGCGAGGGTGAAGGCCGGCCCAGCCTGGCGCAAATGCGCGCCGCGAAACTGGCCGACAATGATGCGCGAATCCGCGAACTGCCCGTGGTAAAGGCCGTTTTGGCGGCATTTCCCGACGCAAGACTTGTCGAGGATGGCGACAATCGCCATAAGTCCGCCCCATGA
- a CDS encoding YbaB/EbfC family nucleoid-associated protein, with translation MKSIEEMMKAAQEAAATVQAQMQEAQAKLDNVEVEGVSGGGLVRITATAKGRIKAIAIDDSLMVPSEKQMLEDLLAAAFNDAREKADQASNEEMGKMTSGLPLPPGFKLPF, from the coding sequence ATGAAATCGATCGAAGAAATGATGAAGGCGGCGCAGGAAGCGGCTGCCACGGTGCAGGCCCAGATGCAGGAGGCGCAGGCGAAGCTCGACAATGTCGAGGTCGAGGGCGTTTCGGGCGGCGGCCTGGTCAGGATTACCGCGACCGCCAAGGGCCGGATCAAGGCGATCGCGATTGACGACAGCCTGATGGTTCCTAGCGAAAAGCAGATGCTCGAAGACCTGCTTGCCGCTGCGTTCAATGACGCGCGCGAAAAGGCCGATCAGGCGAGCAACGAGGAAATGGGCAAGATGACCAGCGGCCTGCCGCTGCCGCCCGGGTTCAAGCTGCCGTTTTGA
- the lon gene encoding endopeptidase La has product MNQSFPLLPLRDIVVFPHMIVPLFVGRDRSVAALEAAMEADKEIFLVAQLDPGEDDPVRDDLYDTGVIATVLQLLKLPDGTVRVLVEGKQRAKLQSLDDDGKAVMATVEPIADAVDDSVDTAALMRSVVDQFESYAKLNKKMPAETAVQLSQIDDSSRLADSVAGNLNIKVADKQALLVENAPAKRLEMVFAFMEGELGVLQVEKKIRGRVKRQMEKSQREYYLNEQLKAIQRELGNDNGEGGDDLAELQAKIDSLKMSKEAKAKANAELKKLRAMAPMSAEATVVRNYLDTLIGLPWGKKSKLKKDIAKAQDVLDADHFALEKVKDRIVEYLAVQARTNKLKGPILCLVGPPGVGKTSLGRSIAKATGREFVRQSLGGVRDEAEIRGHRRTYIGSLPGKIVTNLKKAGTMNPLFLLDEIDKLGQDFRGDPASALLEVLDPEQNAKFQDHYLEVDVDLSDIMFVTTANSLNLPQPLLDRMEIIRLEGYTEDEKVEIAKRHLIAKQVEAHGLKAGEFELTDEGLRDLIRYYTREAGVRTLEREIARLARKALRKILEGKAESVVVTPENLSEFAGVRKFRHGVSDREDQVGAVTGLAWTEVGGELLTIEAVTAAGKGQVRTTGKLGEVMTESVQAALSFVKARAPAYGIKPSLFARKDIHIHLPEGAVPKDGPSAGVGMVTAMVSTLTGIAVRKDVAMTGEVTLRGRVLAIGGLKEKLLAALRGGITTVFIPEENEKDLVEIPANITAALKIIPVSHVDQVLAEALVSPVEPIEWTEADELAASPPISAGGDPESAIRH; this is encoded by the coding sequence ATGAACCAGTCTTTTCCCCTTCTGCCCCTGCGGGACATTGTCGTCTTTCCGCACATGATCGTGCCGCTGTTCGTCGGCCGCGATCGCTCGGTCGCCGCGCTCGAAGCGGCGATGGAAGCCGATAAGGAAATTTTTCTCGTCGCCCAGCTCGATCCGGGCGAGGACGATCCTGTCCGCGACGATCTGTACGATACCGGCGTGATCGCGACGGTTCTGCAATTGCTCAAACTACCCGACGGCACCGTCCGCGTGCTGGTCGAAGGCAAGCAGCGCGCCAAGCTTCAGTCGCTCGACGATGACGGCAAGGCCGTGATGGCAACGGTCGAGCCGATCGCTGATGCCGTCGACGACAGTGTCGATACCGCGGCGCTGATGCGCTCGGTCGTCGACCAGTTCGAAAGCTATGCCAAGCTCAACAAGAAGATGCCGGCCGAAACCGCGGTGCAATTGTCGCAGATCGACGATTCGTCGCGCCTCGCCGACTCGGTTGCCGGCAACCTCAACATCAAGGTCGCCGACAAGCAGGCGCTGCTCGTCGAGAATGCGCCCGCAAAGCGGCTCGAAATGGTGTTCGCCTTCATGGAAGGCGAGCTCGGCGTGCTGCAGGTCGAAAAGAAGATCCGCGGCCGCGTGAAGCGCCAGATGGAAAAGAGTCAGCGCGAATATTATCTCAACGAGCAATTGAAGGCGATCCAGCGCGAACTCGGCAACGACAATGGCGAGGGCGGCGACGATCTCGCGGAACTGCAGGCCAAGATTGACAGCCTGAAGATGTCGAAGGAAGCCAAGGCCAAGGCGAACGCCGAGCTCAAGAAGCTGCGCGCGATGGCGCCGATGTCGGCCGAGGCGACCGTCGTTCGCAACTATCTCGACACGCTGATCGGCCTGCCCTGGGGCAAGAAGTCGAAGCTGAAAAAGGACATCGCGAAGGCGCAGGACGTTCTGGATGCCGATCATTTCGCGCTCGAAAAGGTCAAGGACCGGATCGTCGAATATCTTGCGGTCCAGGCGCGCACCAACAAGCTGAAGGGGCCGATCCTGTGCCTCGTCGGTCCTCCGGGCGTCGGCAAGACTTCGCTCGGCCGCTCGATCGCGAAGGCCACGGGCCGCGAGTTCGTGCGCCAGTCGCTCGGCGGCGTGCGCGACGAGGCCGAAATCCGCGGCCACCGCCGGACCTATATCGGCTCGCTGCCGGGCAAGATCGTGACCAACCTCAAAAAGGCCGGCACGATGAACCCGCTGTTCCTGCTCGACGAGATCGACAAGCTGGGTCAGGATTTCCGCGGCGATCCGGCGTCGGCGCTGCTTGAGGTGCTCGACCCCGAACAGAATGCGAAGTTCCAGGACCATTATCTGGAGGTCGACGTCGACCTTTCGGACATCATGTTCGTGACCACCGCCAACTCTCTCAACCTGCCGCAACCCCTGCTCGATCGCATGGAGATCATCCGGCTCGAAGGCTATACCGAGGACGAGAAGGTCGAGATCGCCAAGCGTCATCTGATCGCCAAGCAGGTCGAGGCGCACGGGCTGAAGGCCGGCGAGTTCGAGCTGACCGACGAAGGTCTGCGCGACCTGATCCGCTATTATACCCGCGAAGCGGGCGTCCGGACGCTCGAGCGCGAGATTGCGCGTCTGGCGCGCAAGGCGCTGCGCAAGATCCTCGAAGGGAAGGCGGAAAGCGTCGTGGTGACGCCCGAAAACCTCTCCGAATTTGCGGGCGTGCGCAAATTTCGCCACGGCGTTTCGGACCGCGAGGATCAGGTGGGCGCGGTTACCGGCCTTGCCTGGACCGAGGTCGGCGGCGAACTGTTGACGATCGAAGCCGTCACTGCGGCGGGCAAGGGGCAAGTACGCACCACCGGCAAGCTGGGCGAGGTGATGACCGAGTCGGTGCAGGCCGCGCTGTCCTTCGTCAAGGCGCGGGCGCCCGCCTATGGCATCAAGCCCAGCCTGTTCGCGCGCAAGGACATCCACATCCACCTGCCCGAAGGCGCGGTGCCCAAGGACGGGCCCTCGGCCGGCGTCGGCATGGTCACGGCGATGGTGTCGACGCTGACCGGCATCGCGGTGCGCAAGGATGTCGCGATGACCGGCGAGGTTACGCTGCGTGGCCGCGTGCTGGCGATCGGCGGCCTCAAGGAAAAGCTGCTTGCGGCTCTGAGGGGCGGCATCACGACCGTTTTCATTCCCGAAGAGAATGAAAAGGACCTGGTCGAGATTCCGGCGAACATTACCGCGGCGCTGAAGATCATTCCGGTGAGTCATGTCGATCAGGTGCTCGCCGAGGCGCTGGTCAGCCCTGTCGAGCCGATTGAATGGACCGAAGCCGACGAATTGGCCGCTTCGCCGCCGATTTCGGCGGGTGGAGACCCCGAATCGGCGATTCGGCACTGA
- a CDS encoding HU family DNA-binding protein, with the protein MNKQDLIAAVADSSGLTKGDASKAVEAVFDSITGALKKGGEVRLVGFGTFAVSKRKASTGRNPRTGETMTIAASNQPKFKAGKALKDAVN; encoded by the coding sequence ATGAACAAACAAGACCTGATCGCCGCCGTCGCTGACTCGAGCGGCCTCACCAAGGGCGATGCGAGCAAGGCTGTCGAAGCTGTGTTCGATTCGATCACCGGCGCGCTGAAGAAGGGCGGCGAAGTCCGTCTCGTCGGCTTCGGCACCTTCGCGGTCAGCAAGCGCAAGGCGTCGACCGGCCGCAACCCGCGCACCGGCGAAACGATGACCATCGCGGCGTCGAACCAGCCGAAGTTCAAGGCCGGCAAGGCCCTCAAGGACGCCGTCAACTAA
- a CDS encoding PepSY domain-containing protein: MIRTLTLSIASALLLAAAGPAAARGDRNRDQDNLREAAAQGQVIPLNRLIADVRSRAPYSNMTYLGGPQFDARQMVYALKFMDGSQVVIVYVDARTGRIVGRRP; the protein is encoded by the coding sequence ATGATCCGCACCCTAACCCTCTCGATCGCCTCGGCGCTGCTGCTTGCTGCAGCCGGCCCGGCGGCTGCGCGCGGCGATCGCAACCGCGACCAGGACAATTTGCGCGAAGCGGCGGCACAGGGGCAGGTGATCCCGCTCAACCGCCTGATCGCCGATGTCCGTTCGCGCGCGCCCTACAGCAATATGACCTATCTCGGCGGCCCACAGTTCGATGCGCGCCAGATGGTCTATGCCCTCAAGTTCATGGACGGCAGCCAGGTGGTCATCGTCTATGTCGACGCGCGCACCGGTCGGATCGTCGGCCGCAGACCCTGA
- a CDS encoding response regulator transcription factor: protein MRILIVEDEPTLGPQLKATLEGNGYAVDLATDGEDGHFLGSTEDYDAAILDLGLPEVDGLTVLDRWRREKRNFPVLVLTARDSWSDKVAGLDAGADDYLAKPFQTEELIARLRALIRRASGNASSELIAGKVRLDTRSGRVTLDGEPVKLTAQEYKLLSYLLHHKGKVVSRTELIEHIYDQDFDRDSNTIEVFVTRIRKKLGADIITTIRGLGYQLDDPQG, encoded by the coding sequence ATGCGGATTTTGATTGTCGAAGACGAACCCACGCTGGGTCCGCAGCTCAAGGCGACGCTGGAGGGGAACGGCTATGCTGTCGACCTTGCCACCGATGGCGAAGACGGGCACTTCCTGGGCTCGACCGAAGATTATGACGCCGCGATCCTCGACCTCGGCTTGCCCGAAGTCGACGGGCTGACCGTGCTTGATCGCTGGCGCCGCGAAAAGCGCAACTTTCCCGTTCTCGTGCTGACCGCCCGCGACAGCTGGTCGGACAAGGTGGCCGGGCTCGACGCGGGTGCCGACGATTATCTCGCCAAGCCGTTCCAGACCGAGGAATTGATCGCTCGTCTGCGCGCGCTGATCCGCCGCGCCTCGGGCAATGCGTCGAGCGAGTTGATCGCGGGCAAGGTGCGGCTCGATACGCGCTCGGGCCGCGTCACGCTCGATGGCGAGCCGGTCAAGCTGACCGCGCAGGAGTATAAGCTCCTGTCGTACCTGCTGCATCACAAAGGCAAGGTCGTGTCGCGCACCGAACTGATCGAACATATCTATGATCAGGATTTCGATCGCGATTCGAACACGATCGAGGTGTTCGTCACCCGCATCCGCAAGAAGCTGGGTGCCGACATCATCACGACGATCCGCGGCCTCGGATATCAGCTCGACGATCCGCAGGGCTGA
- a CDS encoding sensor histidine kinase, whose protein sequence is MIAIAALWISVLLIGGGFALDRVLTGAITRNFDSSLEYVLIAMIRSSEIGPDGEVRLIEPLGDQRFLEPYSGLYWQISGGGQEPYRSRSLWERTLKSPKPHVDTGLHTYDSTQFPDEQLRILERNVILPGSKTNWRFQIAQSRQALDEQIRAVRATLIPSLGLLGVGLIVLAALQTFYGLWPLRHIRRAIAAMRGGENRRVIAPLPLEVQPMVEELNALLAHNEKQAEEARLHAGNLAHALKTPLTVLLNSAAGSDSELAETIRREAATMRRQVDHHLARARAVGRRGAAQARAVVWDSVDSVLRALTRLHPDVRFDEAGDKTLVARVERQDLDELIGNLLENAAKYGGGSVFVTVQRAGGMAEILIEDDGPGISPADRQRIFDRGVRLDSGKPGTGLGLAIVRDVAEIYGGSVALEESEDLGGTLVRLKLPAG, encoded by the coding sequence ATGATTGCGATCGCGGCGCTGTGGATTTCGGTGCTGCTGATCGGCGGCGGCTTCGCGCTCGACCGGGTGCTGACCGGCGCGATCACGCGCAACTTCGATTCGAGCCTCGAATATGTGCTGATCGCGATGATCCGCTCGTCGGAGATCGGCCCCGATGGCGAGGTGCGGCTGATCGAGCCGTTGGGTGACCAGCGCTTCCTCGAACCCTATAGCGGCCTTTATTGGCAGATCAGCGGCGGCGGGCAGGAGCCTTATCGCTCGCGCTCGCTGTGGGAACGGACACTCAAATCGCCCAAACCGCACGTTGATACCGGGCTTCATACCTATGACAGCACGCAGTTTCCCGACGAACAGCTGCGCATATTGGAGCGCAACGTCATCCTCCCGGGCAGCAAGACCAACTGGCGTTTCCAGATCGCACAGTCGCGTCAGGCACTCGACGAGCAAATCCGCGCGGTGCGCGCGACGCTGATTCCCAGCCTGGGGCTGCTTGGCGTCGGGCTGATCGTCCTCGCCGCGCTGCAGACCTTTTACGGCCTCTGGCCGCTGCGCCACATCCGGCGCGCGATCGCGGCGATGCGCGGCGGTGAAAACCGCCGCGTCATCGCGCCGCTGCCGCTGGAGGTGCAGCCGATGGTCGAGGAATTGAACGCGCTGCTCGCGCATAACGAAAAGCAGGCAGAGGAGGCGCGGCTGCACGCCGGCAATCTGGCGCATGCGCTCAAGACGCCGCTGACCGTGCTGCTCAACAGCGCCGCGGGGTCGGACAGCGAACTCGCCGAAACGATCCGGCGCGAGGCGGCGACGATGCGGCGGCAGGTCGATCATCATTTGGCGCGCGCGCGGGCGGTCGGGCGCCGCGGGGCGGCGCAGGCGCGCGCCGTTGTCTGGGACAGCGTCGACAGCGTGCTGCGCGCGCTGACCCGCCTCCATCCCGACGTGCGTTTCGACGAGGCGGGCGACAAGACGCTGGTGGCACGGGTCGAGCGGCAGGATCTGGACGAATTGATCGGAAACCTGCTCGAAAATGCGGCCAAATATGGCGGCGGGAGCGTTTTCGTGACCGTGCAGCGCGCGGGCGGCATGGCCGAGATACTGATCGAGGACGACGGCCCCGGCATTTCGCCCGCCGACCGTCAGCGTATCTTCGACCGCGGCGTCCGGCTCGACAGCGGCAAGCCGGGGACGGGGCTTGGCCTCGCCATCGTCCGCGACGTTGCTGAAATCTATGGCGGCAGCGTCGCGCTCGAAGAGAGCGAGGATCTTGGCGGGACGCTCGTACGGCTCAAACTGCCCGCCGGCTAG
- a CDS encoding PspC domain-containing protein produces the protein MKQGFRKNRRDGMVFGVCAGMADHFGFDVLWTRVAFVALTLLGFGLPLLVYLTVAILAP, from the coding sequence ATGAAACAGGGTTTTCGCAAGAATCGTCGCGATGGCATGGTCTTCGGCGTCTGCGCCGGCATGGCGGACCACTTCGGCTTCGACGTCTTGTGGACGCGCGTCGCCTTTGTGGCACTGACTTTGCTGGGCTTCGGCCTGCCGCTGCTGGTCTATCTGACCGTCGCGATCCTCGCGCCGTAA
- the recF gene encoding DNA replication/repair protein RecF (All proteins in this family for which functions are known are DNA-binding proteins that assist the filamentation of RecA onto DNA for the initiation of recombination or recombinational repair.), whose amino-acid sequence MTLIRLSLTDFRNHAGADLAAGPGLVALHGDNGAGKTNILEAISLLAPGRGIRRAALPDMVRDGAAGGFAVFGEVQGDPALAPVALGTGVEPSAPGRRIVRINGSAAAATALGDWLAILWLTPAMDRLFIETAGNRRRFLDRLVLALDPRHAQHGNRYEAAMRARGKLLADLPAADPQWLASLEAQLAEHGAAIDAARQRTLAALSAELAEQPEAPFARPLLTLVDADGAPRGAAHDAAALRDLFAARRRIDAAAGRATAGPHRDDLAAVHAASGRAAARCSTGEQKAMLLSLVLAHSDCVARDRGQRPILLLDEVAAHLDPLRRAALYARLAGQGGQAWLTGTEAGLFVAMPGQVSRFRVAGGRIAPG is encoded by the coding sequence ATGACGCTGATCCGCCTTTCGTTGACCGATTTCCGCAATCACGCGGGGGCCGATCTGGCCGCCGGGCCCGGCCTTGTCGCTCTTCACGGCGACAATGGCGCGGGCAAGACCAATATATTGGAGGCGATATCGCTGCTCGCGCCGGGGCGCGGGATTCGGCGCGCGGCGTTGCCCGATATGGTGCGCGACGGCGCCGCCGGCGGCTTCGCAGTGTTCGGCGAGGTGCAGGGTGATCCCGCGCTCGCCCCCGTGGCGCTTGGTACCGGGGTCGAACCCTCGGCGCCGGGGCGCCGGATCGTCCGGATCAACGGCAGCGCCGCGGCCGCGACGGCACTCGGCGACTGGCTCGCCATCCTCTGGCTCACTCCGGCAATGGACCGTTTGTTCATCGAAACGGCGGGCAATCGGCGGCGCTTCCTCGACCGCCTCGTCCTTGCCCTTGACCCGCGCCATGCCCAGCATGGCAATCGTTATGAAGCGGCGATGCGCGCGCGGGGAAAATTGCTCGCCGACCTTCCCGCCGCCGATCCGCAATGGCTGGCGAGCTTGGAGGCGCAGCTGGCCGAGCATGGTGCGGCGATCGATGCGGCGCGCCAGCGGACGCTCGCGGCACTGTCCGCCGAACTGGCGGAACAGCCCGAAGCGCCCTTCGCGCGTCCGCTACTCACCCTTGTCGATGCCGATGGCGCCCCGCGCGGCGCGGCGCACGACGCCGCGGCGCTGCGCGATCTGTTTGCGGCGCGGCGCCGGATCGATGCCGCCGCCGGGCGCGCGACGGCCGGCCCGCACCGCGACGATCTTGCCGCCGTCCACGCGGCGAGCGGCCGCGCCGCGGCGCGCTGCTCGACCGGCGAGCAAAAGGCGATGCTGCTCTCGCTCGTGCTTGCGCACAGCGATTGCGTGGCGCGCGACCGGGGACAGCGGCCGATATTGCTGCTCGACGAAGTCGCCGCGCATCTCGACCCGCTGCGCCGCGCCGCGCTTTACGCGCGCCTTGCCGGTCAGGGCGGGCAGGCGTGGCTCACCGGAACCGAGGCGGGGCTGTTCGTCGCGATGCCGGGTCAGGTGTCGCGCTTTCGGGTTGCGGGCGGGCGGATCGCGCCGGGCTAG